In Sphingomonas sp. M1-B02, the sequence GTTGGACGCCGGCGCGTATCCAGACATCGACATGACGTTCGGGCCTGAGGGCTATGCGCATAAGGACGGGACGCCGTATCCGACCACACGGCTGCCTTAGGCTCAGTCGGTCGCCGGCATCTCGAACTGCTCGATCACCCAATCCTCTTCCTGCGCGGCGGCGATCCAGTCCTGCATGAAGGGGTGCTGGAGGACGGCGAGCATATAGGACTGCGCGAAGCGGGGGACGGGGAGCGAATAGGTCACGATCCGGGTGACGACCGGCGCGTACATGATGTCGACCGCGCCGAACTCGCCGAACAGATATTCGCCCTCGCCGCCATAACGGGCGCGGGCCTGCGCCCAGAGCTCCATGATCCGGCTCAGATCCTGGAGAACGTCGGCGTCGGTCGGCTGGGGCGGATAGACTTGGCGGATGTTCATGCTGTGCTTGCGGCGCAGCGCGAGGAAGCTCGAATGCATTTCCGCCGCCATCGAGCGCGCCATCGCGCGGGCGGCTTCACCCTCGGGCCAGAAAAGCGTGTTGCCGGTCTTGTCGTTGAGATACTCGACGATCGCCAGGCTGTCCCACACCACCGCATCGTCGTCCCACAGGATCGGCACCTTTCCGGACGAGGGGCCGAATTCCGCGCCTTCGCGGCGCTTGTCCCACTCGGCATTGTAGAGCGGGACGACGACTTCCTCGAACGGCAGCCTGGACTGCTTGCAGGCGAGCCAGCCGCGCAGCGACCAGGAGCTATAGGCCTTGTTGCCGATGATGAGCTTGAGCATGGCGCGTCCTTGCCAAGTCGGGGGGCGTGAGTCGAGGCTTAGGCTTTGAGATAGACCCAAGCGCGGGCGCCGGATGCGAGCGCCGCCTCGACCCGACGGTAATTCTCGCTCTCGTAAATGTCGGCCGCGGCGAGCTCTTGGGCGGTCAGGTGGAACACCTTGCCGGGGAGAGGCGGGGCGTTGGCGTCGGGGACCAAGGCGAGATGGGTTTCGATGCCGCTGGCTTCGAGGACGTCGGGATCGCGGATGGTGATCTCGATCACCCCATAGCCGTGGAGGACGTCGTCGCTGCCGTCGAGGCGGCGGCCGAACTGGCGCAGCTGGACCGATTCGAGCTGGAGCGTGCCGTAGGAGAAGAGCAGGGCGTCGGCTTGCCCCAACTCAGCCGATCGCTTCCAGCACGGCGGCCCGCAGCTCGGGGATGCCCATGCCTTTCTCGCTCGAAGTGACGAGGATGTCGGGATGCGCGGCGGGGCGCTTGCGGGCTTCCTCCTCGGTCTGGCGCGTCATCTCGGCGAGCAGGCTGGCCTTGATCTTGTCGGCCTTGGTCAGGACGACGCGGTAGCTGACCGCGGCATTGTCGAGCATGTCGAGGATCTCGCGATCGACATCCTTGATGCCGTGGCGCGAATCGATGAGGACGAGCGCGCGCTTGAGCACGTCGCGGCCGCGCAGGAAATCGTTCACCAGATAGCGCCACTTGCGCTGCATGTCCTTGGGCGCCTTGGCGAAGCCGTAGCCGGGCATGTCGACGAGGCGGAAGGCGAGTGGCTGGCCGATGTCGAAGAAATTGAGTTCCTGGGTGCGGCCCGGCGTGTTCGACGTGCGGGCGAGCGCATTGCGGCCCGCCAGCGCGTTGAGCAGCGACGATTTGCCGACGTTCGAGCGGCCGGCGAAGGCGACTTCGGGCACGATCGCGCCGGGCAGGAATTCGAGCGAGGGGGCCGACTTCAGGAAGGCGACCGGCCCCGCAAAGGCTTTCCGCGCGGCTTCGATCGCGTCTTCGCTGAATTCGGTCACTTCGCCGCCGGCTCCTTCTTGGGCATCGCCACCTTCATCCCCGGATGCTTGCGATACAGCCACCATTGCTGCGCCATCGTCAGCACGTTCGACGTGATCCAGTAGACCTGAAGGCCGACCGCGAAGGGCGCCATCAGGAACATCAGCATCCAGGGCATGATCGCGAAGATCTGCTTCTGCATGTCGTCCATCGGCGCGGGGTTCAGCTTGAACTGGAAGTACATCGACAGGCCGAGCAGGATCGGGATCACGCCGATCGCCAGGAAGGAGGGCGGGGTGAAATCGAGCAGGCCGAACAGGTTGAGCACGAGCAGCGGATCGGGCGCGCTCAGATCCTTGATCCACAGGACGAAGGGCTGGTGGCGCATCTCGATCGTGAGCAGCAGCACCTTGTACAGCGCGAACATGATCGGGATCTGGAGCAGGATCGGCAGGCAGCCCGCGAGCGGGTTCACCTTCTCTTCCTTGTAGAGCTTCATGATCTCCTGCTGCTGGCGCGGCTTGTCGTCCTTGTGCCGCTCCTGCAGCGCCTTCATCTTGGGCTGGAGCACGCGCATCGCCGCCATCGAGGCGAACTGCTTCTGCGCGATCGGGAAGAGCAGTCCGCGGATCGTGATCGTCAGCAGGATGATCGCGATGCCGAAATTGCCGACCAGGCGGAACAGCCAGTCGAGATAGTAGAAAATCGGAAGCTCGATGATGCCGAACCAGCCCCAATCGATCGCGCGGTCGAACTGCACGATGCCGAGCTTGTCCTGATATTCCTCGAGCAGCTTCACTTCCTTCGCACCGGCGAAGAAGTGGCTCGAATAAGTGACCTTCTTGCCGACCGGAATATTGAGCGGCTGTGCGAGCT encodes:
- the yihA gene encoding ribosome biogenesis GTP-binding protein YihA/YsxC translates to MTEFSEDAIEAARKAFAGPVAFLKSAPSLEFLPGAIVPEVAFAGRSNVGKSSLLNALAGRNALARTSNTPGRTQELNFFDIGQPLAFRLVDMPGYGFAKAPKDMQRKWRYLVNDFLRGRDVLKRALVLIDSRHGIKDVDREILDMLDNAAVSYRVVLTKADKIKASLLAEMTRQTEEEARKRPAAHPDILVTSSEKGMGIPELRAAVLEAIG
- a CDS encoding gamma-glutamylcyclotransferase family protein, which encodes MGQADALLFSYGTLQLESVQLRQFGRRLDGSDDVLHGYGVIEITIRDPDVLEASGIETHLALVPDANAPPLPGKVFHLTAQELAAADIYESENYRRVEAALASGARAWVYLKA
- a CDS encoding glutathione S-transferase family protein produces the protein MLKLIIGNKAYSSWSLRGWLACKQSRLPFEEVVVPLYNAEWDKRREGAEFGPSSGKVPILWDDDAVVWDSLAIVEYLNDKTGNTLFWPEGEAARAMARSMAAEMHSSFLALRRKHSMNIRQVYPPQPTDADVLQDLSRIMELWAQARARYGGEGEYLFGEFGAVDIMYAPVVTRIVTYSLPVPRFAQSYMLAVLQHPFMQDWIAAAQEEDWVIEQFEMPATD
- the yidC gene encoding membrane protein insertase YidC, producing MKEDQKNFVIFAILAALILFGWPTIMQWVFPQQAPAPVKIEGGKTIPVPNPAADPALDSPTAMRDRAAVLASTPRVLIDTPKMRGTINLKGARIDDLVLPKYDETIAKDSPPIRLLSPSGAKGAYFAEFGWQGAGVQAPGRDTVWQASGARLTPTTPVTLTSTSPTGQIFRIELSVDADYMFNIRQTVANVGTAPVSVTPYALVSRAEKSVDVDQWAAHVGPIAVYDGAADYINYSDVEKAAESFTTTGGWVGYTDHYWLTAIVPDQRIPAQIQQRGAAGKAYQADYQLAQPLNIPVGKKVTYSSHFFAGAKEVKLLEEYQDKLGIVQFDRAIDWGWFGIIELPIFYYLDWLFRLVGNFGIAIILLTITIRGLLFPIAQKQFASMAAMRVLQPKMKALQERHKDDKPRQQQEIMKLYKEEKVNPLAGCLPILLQIPIMFALYKVLLLTIEMRHQPFVLWIKDLSAPDPLLVLNLFGLLDFTPPSFLAIGVIPILLGLSMYFQFKLNPAPMDDMQKQIFAIMPWMLMFLMAPFAVGLQVYWITSNVLTMAQQWWLYRKHPGMKVAMPKKEPAAK